One Verrucomicrobiota bacterium genomic window, TTAACAAGCGCCTCGATGACTTTAATGAGACCCTGGCGGCCGACTAAGACGATAAGGGGAATGCCGTCCCGTGTGGTAATATTCACATCTGCCTTTGCACCGGCGAGCAGATCGATCAATGTGGCTTGATCCTTGATTGCCGCATAAATGAGCGCGGTATTGCCGCTGTTATCTAAGGCATTAATATCAGCCCCTTTTTTGAGCAGGATCATACAGGTGGTCACTTGGCCATTACTGGCTGCAGCCATCAAGGGTGTTCCTCCCGAGGGGGTTCGCGAATTAATATCAGCCCCTTTGGAGACAAGATTAACCGCAATGTCCCCAAATCCTTTCTCTGCGGCTATATATACAAGAGGAACCCCGTCCTTGTCTGTGTTACGAGGATCGGCTTTGGCTTCAAGCAAGCGGGAGACAGTGTTTTTAAATCCTTTTCTGATCGCTGCCTCAAGGGCTGTAACATCTTTTTCGTTCTTGCCGTTTACTTTAATGCCACCCTTGATAAAAGCATCCGTCACACTCAAATCACCTTTTCCGGCATATTCCACAAAGTTATCAACGGTAAAGGAAATCTCTTTTTTCTCGAGCTCCATTTGGGCTTTTCGTTTATCTTTGCAGAGCGGAGTCATGCTTAATCCCCCTGCCAAAAGAAACAATATAATGATAAACTTCCACATCCATTAATAATATTTAGAATTTCCATAATGTCGATTTTTTTGTTTCTATTTATGTTAATTGAAACTAGTTTAAATTTTGTTTCAGTATTTTCCTGTCAGATTATAACAAAATTCTTATGATAATGTCACTCTATCCGCTTAAATATTCAGGAATACTTTTCTTAATATTGACCCTCATTTTTTCAATAGGTTGCCAAACTCCTGGGGAACAAACGGACGCCAAGAATGCCTCAGGTGCAGCTAAAGCTGGCACCTCGAAGGGAGGTAGTAAGTCTGATGCATCTGAAAAAACGAAAACGGCAACAGCTAAAAATGAAGATACTTCCACTGATAAAAAGCCTGTATTTAGGGAGCCAGATGACTCGTGGACGTATCTAAGGATTTCAACGGTCGATGAGTCGACAAAACAGAGTTTGACTCAGGGTTATGTCGCGATGGCGAGGGGGGAATTCCGTTTGATCCTGGCAGGTGTCGACCTGAATATGAAAGTGGAAGTCAGCGGGAATAACGGGAAAATAGTGGTTTGGGGAGCTAATGAAGGAAAGTGGGAGGGTGTGCTGGATGAAAAGACTCCGATGGCCATGCAACCCTTTTTTATGCTGGCCCAAGCATATAAGATTGCATTAGACTCGGCCATGGATTCAGGCGGGGTAAAATTTTCGTTCCGTGGTCTCAATAGATCAAAAGTGGAAGTAGGAGAAGTTTTTTTCGGGCCAGTGAAGTCTGGATACATGTTTCCCAGCGACATGGCCGTTGTCTTTGAAAAAACGGGGATGCAAATCAGCTTCTTGATTGAAGAATAAAAAACGTCCCCTGTACATTTTTCAAGGGACGTTTTGCGTCAGGGTAATTTTTTTTCTTCAGGAATTCAATTCTGGTATTTCACACCACAGCCGTAAGGTTT contains:
- a CDS encoding ankyrin repeat domain-containing protein — its product is MTPLCKDKRKAQMELEKKEISFTVDNFVEYAGKGDLSVTDAFIKGGIKVNGKNEKDVTALEAAIRKGFKNTVSRLLEAKADPRNTDKDGVPLVYIAAEKGFGDIAVNLVSKGADINSRTPSGGTPLMAAASNGQVTTCMILLKKGADINALDNSGNTALIYAAIKDQATLIDLLAGAKADVNITTRDGIPLIVLVGRQGLIKVIEALVNNKVNMDAIDSGGRTALMMAADNGHDETVLYLIAKGADVTMKDKNGMTALQYALRANRAKSAELLRQGGAKE